The Anabas testudineus chromosome 11, fAnaTes1.2, whole genome shotgun sequence genome has a segment encoding these proteins:
- the LOC113153585 gene encoding CD209 antigen-like protein A, which produces MSTEIQAAHQHQADPKIKYTRRAPESRREKIELMNIERPTASRARTADVLVTLQNDQLSVMNNELQSRYNKLRNMYNQSKLHMNHVQDEVKQLKGSIEGKFCPEGWTRFGCSCYFKSTEKKTWSESRTDCENRGSDLVTINSKEEQNFITELKVNGESWIGLRTRRTERGWKWEWVDGSPLSKQFWAAGQGHPTDWFYASCCSQQGKWTQIKHYYNHHASWICEK; this is translated from the exons ATGTCGACAGAAATTCAAGCTGCTCATCAACATCAAGCAGATCCGAAAATAAAATATACCAGAAGAGCTCCagagagcagaagagagaaGATCGAGCTGATGAACATAGAGAGGCCCACGGCCTCCAGAGCACGAACAGCTg ATGTTTTAGTCACTTTGCAAAACGATCAGCTCAGTGTGATGAATAACGAGCTGCAGAGCAGATACAACAAGCTGAGAAACATGTACAACCAGTCAAAACTTCACATGAA CCACGTACAGGATGAAGTAAAGCAGCTCAAAGGCAGCATCGAAG GGAAGTTTTGTCCTGAAGGATGGACGAGGTTTGGATGCAGTTGTTACTTTAAATCCACTGAGAAGAAAACCTGGTCTGAGAGCAGGACAGACTGTGAGAACAGAGGATCAGATCTGGTGACGAtcaacagcaaagaggaacag AACTTTATTACTGAGCTGAAAGTGAACGGAGAGTCCTGGATTGGTCTAAGGACCAGACGGACAGAGCGAGGCTGGAAATGGGAATGGGTGGACGGATCCCCGCTGTCCAAACA GTTCTGGGCAGCAGGACAGGGACATCCCACAGACTGGTTCTATGCATCATGCTGCAGTCAACAAGGGAAATGGacacaaatcaaacattactATAATCATCATGCGAGCTGGATCTGTGAGAAGTAG
- the LOC113155241 gene encoding CD209 antigen-like protein D: protein MRIKSIRRIREDRRERESVEMLEDREESNGEKKLGVVTVSLVLLYLLILAAIAVRYVSFTLEKEQLTMMNKELRSKNNKLRNLYNQSQNDVKLLQSRLAETAVNYSKIHDEVKKLKVKHEEDQGNFCPEGWTRFRCSCYFKSTENKTWSESRTDCENRESDLVMINSKEEQDFVSQMSMNRESWIGLTVTTHGSNIRYSWSWAWVDGSPLTETFWAAGQREAPLNSFSRVALGQSGKWKTQVYYSGNFWICEKKVTCSC from the exons ATGAGAATAAAATCTATCAGAAGAATCAGAGAGGacagaagggagagagagagcgtggaGATGTTAGAGGACAGAGAGG AATCAAACGGTGAGAAGAAGCTTGGAGTTGTCACTGTGTCTCTGGTTTTACTGTATCTGCTGATTCTGGCTGCGATCGCCGTACGAT ATGTTTCTTTCACTTTGGAAAAAGAGCAGCTCACCATGATGAATAAAGAGCTGAGgagcaaaaacaacaagctcAGAAATCTGTACAATCAGTCACAGAATGACGTGAAGCTGCTCCAGAGTCGACTCGCTG AAACAGCCGTCAACTACAGTAAGATACATGATGAAGTAAAGAAGCTGAAAGTCAAGCATGAAGAAGACCAAG GGAACTTTTGTCCTGAAGGATGGACGAGATTCAGATGCAGCTGTTACTTTAAATCCACTGAGAATAAAACCTGGTCTGAGAGCAGGACAGACTGTGAGAACAGAGAATCAGATCTGGTGATGAtcaacagcaaagaggaacag GACTTTGTTTCTCAGATGAGTATGAATAGAGAGTCTTGGATCGGTCTAACGGTCACAACGCATGGTTCCAATATAAGATACTCGTGGAGCTGGGCCTGGGTGGACGGATCCCCGCTGACAGAAAC GTTCTGGGCTGCAGGACAGAGGGAAGCTCCTCTGAACTCATTCAGTCGAGTGGCCCTCGGTCAGAGCGGAAAATGGAAAACACAAGTTTACTATAGTGGAAACTTCTGGATCTGTGAGAAAAAGGTCACCTGCTCTTGTTGA